In Chthonomonas sp., a single genomic region encodes these proteins:
- the cadA gene encoding cadmium-translocating P-type ATPase → MLCRRKATTPNPPETEVTRLAIRGLECAACVRRVEKALAKLPGVQEASVNFALHEARISHESSLDVAALIGSIERAGYGAMPVEQAPAPSKDPVGRLVVCGFLTAIIIALSMAWHPRPEWANIALLLLTTPVVFYFGSGFFKGAWAALRNRTATMDTLVAVGTGAAWVGSVVALFTQAGHHESNHIYFETAAVIVAAILLGRHLEHGAKRRMSSAMQMLLKLAPDTVVRLGPQGDSEVPAASIVLGDLLRVRPGDRVAVDGTVREGTSSVDESSITGEAIPIAKQAGDRLISGTVNLNGSLVMEAERVGSETTLARITNFVARAQGSKAPLQSLADRVAAIFVPIVLVIAVITFAVHAASGQSLLGALSPAIAVLIIACPCALGLATPTALVTGMGRGSQLGVLIRDGEVLERAAAVTTVVFDKTGTLTEGRATLDRAQVFGPWSETQALQIAASIEAHGTHPLGVVIGEAAQAAQLELLPTTGVHATHGIGIEATIGGNTWRMGRQTYAAPEQSGSPTGTQVWLSDGIRTAVFEFTDAVKPTSAEAIQQLKQMGIRTAMLTGDRRAVAERLSADLGIDEFEAEVLPTDKGDAIERFKQHGPTIMVGDGINDAPALAMADVGIAMDSGADIAIESASMTVLGSDPRRVVVAIRLARATVATIKMNLFWAFAYNVVMIPLAAWGVLNPMLAAAAMAMSSVSVVANCLRLRGFMRSGNF, encoded by the coding sequence GTGCTCTGCAGGAGGAAGGCTACGACGCCCAACCCGCCTGAGACCGAAGTCACGCGGCTGGCGATCCGCGGCTTGGAGTGCGCCGCCTGCGTACGCCGGGTCGAGAAGGCCCTTGCCAAACTCCCTGGAGTCCAAGAAGCCAGCGTTAATTTCGCGCTTCACGAAGCCCGGATCTCGCACGAATCGTCGCTTGATGTCGCGGCGCTCATCGGCTCTATCGAGCGGGCGGGCTACGGCGCGATGCCCGTCGAACAGGCCCCCGCGCCTAGCAAAGACCCGGTAGGCCGCCTGGTTGTCTGCGGCTTCCTCACCGCGATCATCATCGCGCTTTCAATGGCGTGGCACCCGCGGCCCGAATGGGCCAATATTGCCCTCCTGCTGTTGACCACTCCCGTCGTTTTCTACTTCGGTAGCGGCTTCTTCAAGGGGGCGTGGGCCGCACTGCGAAACCGAACCGCGACGATGGACACTCTGGTGGCCGTCGGTACAGGCGCGGCGTGGGTCGGATCGGTGGTCGCTCTCTTCACCCAGGCCGGACATCACGAGAGCAACCACATCTACTTCGAGACTGCCGCCGTCATCGTCGCGGCGATCCTCCTTGGACGGCATCTGGAACACGGCGCAAAACGGCGAATGTCGTCAGCCATGCAGATGCTGCTGAAGCTCGCGCCGGACACAGTGGTTCGGCTCGGACCGCAGGGGGATTCCGAGGTTCCCGCCGCGAGCATCGTCCTTGGCGACCTCCTCCGCGTGCGCCCCGGCGACCGGGTGGCGGTCGATGGCACCGTCCGCGAGGGCACCTCATCGGTCGATGAGTCAAGCATCACCGGCGAGGCGATCCCCATCGCCAAGCAAGCGGGCGACCGACTCATCAGCGGCACCGTGAACCTGAACGGTAGCCTGGTGATGGAGGCTGAGCGCGTGGGGAGCGAGACCACCCTCGCGCGGATCACCAACTTCGTGGCCCGCGCCCAGGGCTCTAAGGCACCACTCCAGTCGCTGGCCGATCGGGTCGCGGCGATCTTTGTGCCCATCGTCCTCGTCATCGCGGTCATCACTTTCGCCGTGCACGCGGCGAGCGGCCAGAGTCTTCTCGGCGCGCTTAGTCCCGCCATTGCAGTGCTCATCATTGCCTGCCCTTGCGCGCTTGGGTTGGCGACCCCGACCGCGCTCGTCACGGGGATGGGGCGCGGATCGCAGTTGGGAGTGCTGATCCGAGATGGCGAAGTGCTGGAACGAGCGGCGGCAGTGACGACCGTCGTTTTTGACAAAACTGGGACGCTCACCGAAGGGCGCGCGACCCTCGACCGGGCGCAAGTCTTCGGGCCGTGGTCCGAGACGCAGGCCCTGCAGATCGCGGCCAGCATCGAGGCGCACGGAACCCACCCGCTCGGCGTCGTCATCGGCGAAGCGGCGCAGGCTGCCCAGTTGGAACTCCTGCCCACAACCGGCGTCCACGCCACTCACGGTATCGGTATCGAAGCAACCATCGGGGGCAACACCTGGCGCATGGGGCGGCAAACCTACGCGGCACCCGAGCAGTCCGGCAGCCCGACCGGTACCCAAGTCTGGCTCAGTGACGGCATCCGAACAGCAGTCTTTGAATTCACCGATGCGGTCAAGCCGACTTCCGCCGAGGCGATTCAGCAACTCAAGCAAATGGGTATCCGCACCGCGATGCTCACTGGCGATCGTCGCGCAGTGGCAGAACGACTCAGTGCCGACCTCGGCATAGACGAGTTCGAGGCGGAAGTGCTCCCGACCGACAAGGGGGACGCAATCGAACGGTTCAAGCAGCACGGCCCCACGATCATGGTGGGCGACGGAATCAACGACGCGCCTGCCCTTGCGATGGCCGATGTGGGCATCGCCATGGACTCCGGAGCCGATATTGCCATTGAATCGGCGAGCATGACGGTACTCGGTAGCGACCCCCGCCGCGTCGTCGTCGCTATCCGGCTTGCACGCGCTACCGTCGCCACCATCAAAATGAACCTGTTCTGGGCGTTCGCCTACAACGTAGTGATGATCCCCCTCGCGGCCTGGGGCGTGCTGAACCCAATGCTGGCCGCTGCGGCCATGGCCATGAGCAGCGTCTCCGTCGTCGCTAATTGCCTGCGCTTGCGCGGGTTTATGCGCTCGGGTAACTTCTGA
- the leuC gene encoding 3-isopropylmalate dehydratase large subunit encodes MSRTLFDKVWDSHVVTELPGGGTLLYIDRHLVHEVTSPQAFDGLRERGRKVRRPDLTFATVDHNVPTDGRAIDESTLSGQQLAALTRNCREFDVPLFGYGEARQGIVHVIGPALGITLPGCTMVCGDSHTSTHGAFGALAFGIGTTEVEHVLATQTLRSPQKPKALGIDIAGPIPHGVCAKDVILAIIRKLGAAGGTGYVVEYFGSAVRGLPMAGRMTICNMSIEMGARAGMIAPDATTYEYVASDDRPFAPKGRELDEAIESWGKLATDPGAKYDRLESLAVRDLKPQVTWGTTPAMTVCIDEPIPAPRDASEERALKYMGLEEGTSMRDLSVDVVFIGSCTNSRIEDLREAAEITRGRKIASGVRAMVVPGSQAVKAQAEKEGLDAIFKDAGFEWHRAGCSMCLGMNGDILRPTQRSASTSNRPYEGRQGPGSRTHLVSPMTAAATALTGRFTDPRTLLG; translated from the coding sequence ATGAGTCGAACGTTGTTTGACAAGGTTTGGGACAGTCACGTCGTCACCGAGTTGCCAGGGGGCGGAACGTTGCTGTACATCGATCGCCATCTCGTCCACGAGGTGACGAGCCCCCAAGCCTTTGACGGCTTGCGTGAGCGCGGTCGCAAAGTCCGACGTCCCGATCTCACCTTTGCCACCGTCGATCACAACGTGCCGACCGATGGTCGTGCCATTGATGAGAGCACGCTCAGCGGTCAGCAATTGGCCGCTCTCACCCGCAACTGCCGTGAGTTCGACGTTCCGCTCTTCGGATACGGTGAAGCGCGTCAAGGCATTGTCCATGTCATCGGCCCGGCGCTGGGGATCACGTTGCCGGGTTGCACCATGGTTTGCGGCGATAGCCACACCAGCACTCATGGGGCCTTCGGCGCACTTGCATTTGGCATCGGTACCACTGAGGTCGAGCATGTGCTCGCCACACAGACCCTGAGGTCGCCCCAAAAACCCAAGGCACTCGGCATCGACATCGCGGGGCCGATCCCCCACGGCGTGTGCGCCAAGGACGTGATCCTGGCGATCATCCGCAAGTTGGGGGCCGCTGGCGGGACGGGATACGTGGTGGAGTACTTCGGCAGCGCAGTTCGAGGATTGCCGATGGCAGGACGCATGACGATCTGCAATATGAGCATTGAGATGGGAGCGCGTGCGGGGATGATCGCCCCCGATGCGACCACGTACGAGTACGTCGCGAGCGACGACCGACCGTTTGCCCCGAAGGGCCGAGAGCTCGACGAGGCCATCGAGTCATGGGGGAAGCTCGCCACCGATCCCGGCGCAAAGTACGACCGTCTGGAATCGCTGGCGGTGAGAGACCTGAAGCCGCAGGTGACCTGGGGTACCACGCCCGCCATGACGGTTTGCATCGACGAGCCGATCCCCGCGCCGCGCGACGCAAGCGAGGAGCGCGCTCTGAAGTACATGGGGTTGGAGGAAGGGACCTCGATGCGAGACTTGTCAGTAGACGTCGTCTTCATCGGATCGTGCACGAACTCGCGGATCGAGGACTTGCGAGAGGCGGCGGAGATCACCCGCGGTCGCAAGATCGCCTCGGGTGTCCGCGCGATGGTCGTCCCCGGTAGCCAAGCGGTCAAGGCGCAAGCCGAGAAAGAAGGGCTCGACGCCATCTTCAAGGATGCGGGCTTCGAATGGCACCGCGCCGGCTGCTCCATGTGCCTGGGAATGAATGGCGACATCCTGCGACCCACTCAACGCAGCGCGAGCACAAGCAACCGTCCCTATGAAGGGCGACAAGGCCCCGGTTCACGCACGCACTTGGTTTCGCCGATGACCGCGGCCGCCACGGCTCTCACCGGACGGTTCACCGACCCGCGCACGCTCCTGGGCTAA
- the crcB gene encoding fluoride efflux transporter CrcB: MKPYLLAGVGAFFGAMGRLGLGGMVLRMMPNSHFPWGTLTVNLLGCLLIGLVAGFAERTSALNADMRVLLITGVLGGFTTFSAFGLESLTLIKRGDWVPFLGYAIGSVTLGVLLVWAGWIAMTRTFA; the protein is encoded by the coding sequence GTGAAGCCCTACTTGCTGGCAGGGGTTGGGGCGTTCTTTGGTGCGATGGGCCGACTCGGGCTCGGGGGCATGGTACTTCGCATGATGCCGAACTCCCACTTCCCTTGGGGCACCCTGACCGTCAACTTGCTCGGGTGTCTGCTGATCGGGCTCGTCGCCGGATTTGCCGAAAGAACGTCGGCTCTGAACGCCGACATGCGCGTGCTCCTGATCACCGGCGTGTTGGGAGGCTTCACCACCTTTAGCGCCTTCGGGCTGGAGTCACTAACGCTCATCAAGCGCGGCGATTGGGTGCCATTTCTGGGTTACGCGATCGGGAGTGTGACGCTTGGGGTCCTGCTCGTTTGGGCGGGCTGGATCGCGATGACACGTACCTTCGCCTGA
- a CDS encoding metal-sensitive transcriptional regulator, producing the protein MNDTERRTLDRRLARVEGQVRGLRRLVEEGAYCCDLLNQISAATSALNQVAAAVASNHIQHCIASHQDKDAHPTAKSMTQDELMDELEEVLSRLMR; encoded by the coding sequence GTGAACGACACGGAACGCCGTACGCTGGATCGCCGCCTGGCCCGAGTGGAGGGCCAGGTCCGGGGTCTTCGACGTTTGGTCGAGGAGGGGGCATACTGTTGCGATCTGCTCAACCAGATCAGCGCGGCTACGTCTGCTTTGAACCAAGTTGCGGCAGCAGTCGCGTCCAATCACATCCAACACTGCATCGCCTCGCACCAAGACAAGGACGCCCACCCGACCGCAAAATCGATGACACAGGATGAGCTTATGGACGAACTAGAGGAAGTCCTCAGCCGACTGATGCGGTAA
- the alr gene encoding alanine racemase — protein sequence MNPYPRTWIEIDLASLAHNLGLVRERIGHHAKIALVAKADAYGHGLVPIARFAVRNGADWIAVATVQEGIALRDAGMSCPIIVLSPILNVEADQAVFYDLITMVEHLDLARALGQAAVTQSKTAVVHIPVDTGVNRFGCTVAEAAKLLGELRAIDGIRVEGIGTHFADSGQNPDRTRAQMGEFAALLATIDQSELLVHVANSAGATLYDDLRFDLVRIGIAAYGVDPYGMFGGRARPVLSWRARVMSMRERPAGTSVSYSGTHVLTRESRIATLGVGYGDGYPRSLSNRGFVMFGERRAPVVGLVCMDQILVDVTDLPEVGLGAEADLIGSEASVETLSQLANTNVHEIVTRIMSRVPRRYRQP from the coding sequence ATGAATCCCTACCCCCGCACCTGGATCGAAATCGACCTTGCGAGCCTGGCTCACAACCTAGGTCTAGTGCGTGAACGGATCGGGCATCATGCGAAGATTGCGCTAGTGGCCAAGGCCGACGCCTACGGACACGGGCTCGTCCCGATCGCGAGGTTCGCCGTTCGTAATGGGGCCGACTGGATTGCGGTGGCGACGGTCCAAGAGGGGATCGCACTGCGTGATGCGGGGATGAGCTGCCCCATTATCGTGCTCTCGCCGATCCTGAATGTCGAAGCCGATCAAGCAGTTTTCTACGACTTGATCACGATGGTCGAGCATCTGGACCTGGCACGGGCGCTTGGCCAAGCGGCGGTGACCCAATCGAAAACTGCCGTCGTCCACATCCCGGTCGATACCGGTGTGAATCGTTTCGGCTGTACCGTCGCGGAAGCTGCAAAGCTGCTCGGCGAACTGCGCGCAATTGACGGGATCCGAGTCGAGGGGATCGGTACGCACTTCGCCGACTCGGGGCAGAATCCGGACCGTACCCGGGCACAAATGGGCGAGTTCGCGGCTCTCCTTGCCACCATCGATCAATCCGAGCTTCTGGTCCACGTCGCGAATAGTGCGGGGGCGACGCTCTATGACGATCTTCGTTTCGACCTCGTTCGCATCGGGATTGCGGCTTACGGTGTCGATCCGTATGGGATGTTCGGGGGGAGAGCCCGTCCCGTTCTAAGCTGGCGTGCGCGCGTCATGAGCATGCGCGAACGACCGGCAGGCACGTCGGTCAGCTACTCGGGCACACACGTCTTGACCCGCGAATCGCGCATTGCGACCCTTGGTGTCGGCTATGGTGATGGCTATCCGCGGTCGCTCAGCAACCGGGGATTCGTGATGTTCGGTGAGCGGCGCGCCCCGGTGGTGGGTCTTGTGTGTATGGATCAGATTCTGGTGGACGTCACCGATTTGCCGGAAGTGGGACTCGGCGCCGAGGCAGATCTCATCGGGAGCGAGGCGAGTGTCGAGACGCTGAGTCAGCTCGCCAACACCAATGTACATGAGATCGTGACCCGGATCATGTCCCGGGTTCCGAGACGGTACCGGCAGCCCTAA
- a CDS encoding ATP phosphoribosyltransferase: MTTLKLGIPKGSLQEATFALFRRAGWDFKVSSRSYQPVVDDPEIEPILLRPQEIPIYIANNVIDAGLTGYDWVTDCGVDLHEICELRYSKLTTNPIRVVLAVHNDSPYQRAEDLAGKTVATEYVRLTNRFLADKGTQARVEFSWGACEVKVPSLVDAIVVNTETGSSLRAHNLRIIDTLLTSTTRLVCSHLAWSDPAKQKKLESLEILLTGAMNASKLVGLKMNIPTKNQAEILGLLPALQNPTLSPLADPNWIAAEVILPESQVRDLIPGLKRAGATGLVEYPLNKVIF, from the coding sequence ATGACCACTTTGAAGCTCGGCATTCCCAAAGGCAGCCTCCAAGAGGCCACGTTCGCACTCTTCCGCCGAGCAGGTTGGGACTTCAAGGTCTCCTCACGCAGCTATCAACCGGTCGTCGACGACCCCGAGATCGAGCCGATCCTCCTTCGCCCGCAAGAGATCCCGATCTACATCGCCAACAACGTCATCGACGCGGGGCTCACCGGTTACGATTGGGTCACCGACTGCGGCGTGGACCTGCACGAGATCTGCGAACTGCGCTACAGCAAGCTGACCACCAACCCCATCCGCGTGGTGCTCGCCGTCCACAACGACTCGCCCTATCAACGGGCCGAGGACTTGGCGGGCAAGACCGTCGCCACAGAATATGTCCGCTTGACCAACCGCTTCCTCGCCGACAAGGGAACCCAGGCGCGTGTTGAGTTCAGCTGGGGCGCGTGCGAGGTCAAAGTCCCGTCGCTTGTCGACGCCATCGTCGTCAACACCGAAACCGGCAGCTCGCTCCGGGCCCACAATCTGCGCATCATCGATACGCTACTCACTTCGACCACCCGCCTTGTCTGTAGCCACTTGGCTTGGTCCGATCCCGCGAAACAGAAGAAACTGGAATCGCTGGAAATCCTCCTCACCGGCGCGATGAACGCCAGCAAGTTGGTCGGATTGAAGATGAACATCCCGACCAAGAATCAAGCAGAGATTCTTGGCCTGCTACCCGCCCTGCAAAATCCGACACTATCGCCCCTCGCCGACCCGAACTGGATCGCCGCCGAGGTGATCTTGCCGGAATCGCAAGTGCGAGATCTGATCCCTGGGCTCAAACGAGCGGGTGCCACCGGACTGGTGGAGTACCCGCTCAACAAAGTGATCTTCTAG
- a CDS encoding heavy-metal-associated domain-containing protein — protein sequence MGIKLQVSGMSCQHCVRAVTVALESVEGVESAAVDLTTATANVVGTVSDPSALIRALQEEGYDAQPA from the coding sequence ATGGGTATTAAGCTTCAAGTCTCCGGCATGAGTTGCCAGCACTGCGTCCGCGCGGTCACCGTGGCGCTTGAGTCCGTCGAAGGGGTTGAAAGCGCTGCCGTTGACCTCACCACGGCCACCGCAAACGTGGTCGGCACCGTCTCCGATCCGAGCGCGCTGATTCGTGCTCTGCAGGAGGAAGGCTACGACGCCCAACCCGCCTGA
- a CDS encoding phosphohydrolase produces MANLQLEQVPNRITLNDVRSHPKVRTLIDGANEVMRAMGYTEHGHRHVGIVSSITRYIMENLGCSARECELGQIAGYLHDIGNVINRVDHPISGANIAFTLLNEMGMDPAEMAPILGAIGNHEELVGTPVSVMSAALVIADKSDVHRSRVQNPIVETFDIHDRVNFAVDKSRVEMDNDAKVLTLTLDIDSTSASVMEYFEIFLTRMVMCRRSADVFGYRFALRVNGVNLE; encoded by the coding sequence ATGGCGAATCTCCAGCTTGAACAAGTTCCGAATCGAATCACCCTGAACGATGTGCGCAGCCACCCCAAGGTGCGAACTCTCATCGACGGGGCCAACGAAGTGATGCGTGCCATGGGTTACACCGAGCACGGCCACCGACACGTGGGCATCGTCAGCAGCATCACGCGGTACATCATGGAGAACCTGGGCTGTAGCGCGCGCGAATGCGAGCTGGGACAAATCGCGGGTTACCTGCACGATATCGGCAACGTCATCAACCGCGTCGATCACCCGATCTCGGGTGCCAACATCGCTTTCACGCTCCTCAACGAAATGGGCATGGACCCCGCGGAAATGGCCCCGATCCTGGGTGCCATCGGCAACCACGAGGAGCTTGTCGGCACGCCGGTCAGCGTTATGTCTGCGGCTCTTGTGATCGCCGACAAGAGCGACGTCCACCGCAGCCGGGTGCAGAACCCCATCGTCGAGACCTTTGACATCCACGACCGAGTCAACTTTGCCGTCGACAAGAGCCGCGTCGAGATGGATAACGACGCCAAAGTCCTTACCTTGACCCTGGACATCGATAGCACTTCGGCATCGGTCATGGAGTATTTCGAAATCTTCCTCACCCGCATGGTCATGTGCCGCCGCAGCGCAGATGTCTTCGGCTACCGATTCGCTTTGCGGGTCAACGGCGTCAACCTGGAGTAG
- a CDS encoding C40 family peptidase: MRVNSKAVLIAITVATTAFSSAQSAPNVTLGKLGQALESIKIYSRMSTKSRVYYSAKPYEYLIIRSTKDSNWIGVVMRTGVLGYAQADAIARLPYDVTTESAEKPTASGRDVGSSTSRGAIAQYGLRYQGTPYVWGGNDLNKGIDCSGFVKQLFGKIGVSLPRTASEQALVGKPIRNYEELQPGDRLYFWEKKRNKIGHTGIYLGNGYFVHSSRGKGGVSTDILTEKWQRILVAARR, translated from the coding sequence ATGCGTGTGAATTCGAAAGCGGTTTTGATAGCGATCACGGTGGCGACGACGGCATTCTCGTCTGCTCAGTCCGCCCCAAACGTCACGCTTGGCAAACTTGGCCAAGCGCTGGAATCGATCAAGATCTACTCGCGCATGAGCACCAAGAGCCGGGTCTACTACTCTGCCAAGCCGTACGAGTACTTGATCATCCGCTCAACCAAAGATTCGAACTGGATCGGCGTTGTGATGCGTACCGGAGTCCTAGGTTACGCGCAGGCCGACGCCATTGCCCGATTGCCCTACGACGTGACCACCGAGTCGGCGGAAAAGCCGACGGCCTCCGGTCGTGATGTCGGCTCTTCGACGAGCCGAGGAGCCATTGCTCAGTACGGGCTGCGTTACCAGGGCACACCCTACGTCTGGGGCGGCAACGACCTGAACAAAGGGATCGACTGCTCCGGGTTCGTCAAGCAGCTTTTCGGAAAGATCGGCGTGAGCTTGCCACGCACCGCGTCCGAGCAGGCCCTGGTTGGGAAGCCGATTCGCAACTACGAAGAGTTGCAACCGGGCGATCGCCTGTACTTCTGGGAAAAGAAGCGCAACAAGATTGGCCACACCGGCATCTATCTTGGGAACGGCTACTTCGTCCACTCCAGTCGAGGCAAGGGCGGCGTGTCCACCGACATCCTCACCGAGAAGTGGCAACGCATTCTCGTCGCCGCACGGCGTTAG
- the purQ gene encoding phosphoribosylformylglycinamidine synthase subunit PurQ, giving the protein MRVAVTKFPGSNGDQDALYSLREDIGVKAEYVWHDDESLDGFDAVFVPGGFSYGDYLRCGAIAARSHIMDAVKRFADDGRLVIGVCNGFQILCESGLLPGILVQNEDEHFICKTVSLEAVNRTSPWTTGVSGTIHIPIAHGEGKYVCDDVTLARLESENRIAFRYVSPEGNPNGSVGDIAGILNERGNVLGMMPHPERATKAILGSTDGLQILRAFTAVSV; this is encoded by the coding sequence GTGAGAGTCGCCGTCACCAAGTTTCCCGGTTCCAACGGCGACCAAGACGCTCTCTACTCTCTCCGCGAAGACATCGGCGTCAAGGCCGAGTACGTCTGGCACGACGACGAGTCGCTCGACGGATTCGACGCCGTCTTCGTCCCCGGCGGATTCAGCTACGGCGACTACTTGCGCTGCGGCGCGATCGCCGCGCGGTCGCACATCATGGACGCAGTGAAGCGGTTTGCCGACGACGGGCGACTCGTAATCGGCGTTTGCAACGGCTTTCAGATCCTGTGTGAGTCGGGCCTGCTGCCCGGCATCTTGGTCCAAAACGAGGATGAGCACTTCATCTGCAAAACCGTCAGTCTGGAGGCCGTCAATCGAACCTCGCCCTGGACCACCGGCGTCTCGGGCACAATCCACATCCCTATCGCCCACGGCGAAGGCAAGTACGTGTGCGACGACGTCACCCTGGCACGACTGGAAAGCGAGAACCGAATCGCGTTCCGGTACGTCTCACCAGAGGGCAACCCGAACGGGAGCGTAGGCGACATCGCGGGCATACTCAACGAACGGGGTAACGTGCTTGGAATGATGCCGCACCCTGAGCGAGCGACGAAAGCGATCCTCGGGAGCACGGACGGACTCCAAATACTCCGAGCTTTTACAGCCGTTTCTGTCTAA
- the purS gene encoding phosphoribosylformylglycinamidine synthase subunit PurS: MVTVRLYVTLKPSLLDSAGRTVASSLQKLGFAEVENARIGKLIELQVESYDEERVKSMCQQLLANPVIEDYSMEVVGA; this comes from the coding sequence ATGGTCACCGTGCGACTGTACGTCACCCTCAAACCTTCGTTGCTCGATTCGGCGGGCCGCACCGTCGCAAGTTCGCTGCAGAAGCTCGGGTTTGCCGAAGTCGAGAACGCGCGGATCGGCAAGCTCATCGAACTGCAAGTGGAGTCGTACGACGAGGAGCGCGTGAAGTCGATGTGCCAGCAGCTCCTCGCAAACCCAGTGATCGAAGACTATTCGATGGAGGTCGTCGGCGCGTGA
- the tdh gene encoding L-threonine 3-dehydrogenase, producing the protein MKVIAKTQPGPGVEIIEREEPTLRPGHVKVRIERGSVCGTDLHIYKWDPWAAHRIHPPRIIGHEFCGTVVEVADGVSTHQPGDFIASESHIVCGYCPQCLAGQGHVCVNTRILGVDVDGGFGAFAVIPSANARKIPDSIPREAASMLDAVGNGVHTALAGPVEGRTILITGLGPIGLFAAAVCRAMGARQIIGTEVSPYRLELAKSVGLDRTLNPLTEDVPAALREMAPTGVDATLEMSGHSSSLALAIHHTRPGGRISLLGVYPDNAHSVDINEIIFKGLDVQGIVGRRLWGTWEQMEDLFVNRGLDISPIITHHINFRDISSGMETLSQGMAGKIVIDFQDAV; encoded by the coding sequence GTGAAAGTCATCGCAAAAACGCAACCCGGCCCCGGCGTCGAGATCATCGAACGCGAGGAGCCAACGCTCCGACCGGGCCACGTAAAGGTCCGAATCGAGCGAGGTTCGGTTTGCGGCACGGACTTGCATATCTACAAATGGGACCCCTGGGCGGCCCACCGAATCCACCCGCCCCGCATCATCGGTCATGAGTTCTGCGGCACGGTTGTGGAGGTCGCCGACGGCGTTTCCACCCACCAGCCCGGAGATTTCATCGCCAGCGAGTCGCACATCGTCTGCGGCTACTGCCCCCAGTGCCTCGCGGGCCAAGGCCACGTCTGTGTGAACACGCGGATTCTGGGAGTGGACGTCGATGGCGGATTTGGCGCGTTCGCCGTCATCCCCTCAGCCAATGCACGCAAGATTCCAGACTCCATCCCACGCGAAGCAGCTTCAATGCTCGATGCAGTGGGCAATGGCGTGCACACTGCGCTCGCGGGCCCCGTCGAGGGGCGCACGATCCTCATTACGGGCCTCGGCCCCATCGGGCTCTTCGCCGCAGCGGTCTGTCGGGCCATGGGCGCGCGCCAGATCATCGGCACCGAGGTGAGTCCCTACCGGCTGGAGTTGGCCAAGAGCGTCGGGCTGGATCGCACCCTGAACCCGCTGACCGAGGACGTCCCCGCTGCCCTCCGCGAGATGGCCCCCACCGGCGTCGACGCCACTCTTGAGATGTCTGGTCACTCCTCTTCCCTGGCACTTGCAATCCACCACACCCGCCCCGGCGGCAGGATCTCGTTGCTTGGAGTTTATCCTGACAATGCACACTCTGTTGATATCAACGAGATCATCTTCAAAGGACTGGATGTGCAGGGGATCGTCGGTCGGCGACTCTGGGGCACTTGGGAGCAGATGGAGGACCTGTTTGTGAACCGCGGATTGGACATCTCGCCGATCATCACCCACCATATCAACTTCAGAGATATCTCTTCAGGAATGGAGACTCTGAGTCAGGGGATGGCAGGCAAAATCGTGATCGATTTTCAGGACGCGGTCTAG